A portion of the Temnothorax longispinosus isolate EJ_2023e unplaced genomic scaffold, Tlon_JGU_v1 HiC_scaffold_29, whole genome shotgun sequence genome contains these proteins:
- the LOC139824184 gene encoding uncharacterized protein isoform X1, translating to MAADSDGDLIETVVTCEGDLGDPEFPRKFEIIVDHLNTLLCKEKRDGLRVDKIEPWNSVRVTFSIPREAALRLRELAAQGSPTLTQLGILSVQVEGDQVISLRIASRFGGDAQEIVLHSGTTQDGGAKSQGDATSNAAAVDSNPSTALPGPSNATSISSTLHNVAQIIAAGTSSEKAPQFRSPNVVAPTDCDPIPPFLAKSAQSTSAGNPGVSGNQQVINPSASPRNNYNGPFPFASMTHAAQAIHSRESQSTTIKNTMQFKHHAQPPPPYPSQENLATVTALTTGHTTTQPVVTVGQLTNQYKPTTIATTSSLSPNNSTNLAGSSNGSGNQVALSSPLLVNLLQNDAGSHANNVISGQKMLPPAVIDNPGLTNRMRPTKKPTVRRKDLPSPSESPPANLDTLRSEDLIAGTTTTTPVIPDLPQTSTPSAFATVNVNQPSTLPPQQHTAVNVIGTSAGQSMMPPQAVHQVPAGGQMQQQQQATVLHNQVQTQQKFPIRQDLAHRTSQVQLQNQLSARHPVNGQQIRSSLQQQRQLLIQQQQQQLLAQPQQINQTQIVPQVPAAQPTLLQQQNTNVQTMLQAAFNQSILQQQQQLTQQLTQYSTVGLNVPQQRLGYLNSQRQQTPPPYPRQPVPQQTHLSQQNQALNVQQQLHHNQVKNINTDTSATTDFRYGQSQNILSRNYQSPATSNANGTTWNAQSNSIPQGAQVNTTRLSVSNQVSGAFPQSGSRINNSTTSIAPSVNKTETFESPKPEEEAPEPEPEPEYTSTGKIRQFLINPLTGHLEPMPSESSDSEPESAVDNQDDFFSFPSPSNDRSNSIFSDDDADSNFSRRNDTTTNTDQSDSETTAKSTASEGSLKHSRIKSSRETAHSPMPGEKIKLRLKLEKSEPVTPAYKVDVSFVNTPPMRKADKSVNKMFAGGVPSTGTGDEPLRVPPLHISLRGRNASVVQREKVKKSLKESEGDAIKRRGKLKKMKECIDGNKLLQKKSLNMIIGASSASKLPLSTSTINNAICKVGNNMLQAAAAKSNALKQELSVDAVRLQTGTTTKPSSSKNSDVDDIPLNSRIPSPSKHKSAIANQSLNTPQALTKTQVDLDAQNHMQEHKIGGGKTKRRDSKKKTESGDGLHREQNLLSGGRILDNQAKWKKLGYKGDITHTIRKPDSLLTGSDFSTIKKVGEIRRTSDSDINKSAIEKSNSLSSVASKLTELNGVKKDLITQDKRRRLSLVDEKDLHLGESPNTEVTHFNNQKASESSANTVPSIKANASLPFESDSGLKSTNSSVQQGDTRNPSNNPETKIPVHVETTTKNSQPPMARMLSVKSKSDMENYIAVKREHCQKLKNHMIVKSEANSIINRHNKTVEQLSFSHKKIIQNHVKQVDKPAVESKMDSASQRISLLKTAPGSVIGNSIDQVPRSQSIDVPASKPTLPIGEINVTEAKVKQKLLENTAVPIGIGVDANIERVGSGGGGEDSGIESMDALSEKSPNQGESPLHRPASATESVTQSGAKNVIQGEPVPSLSTTNKNVPSSTSSSDMCSNSHSELLKSSGPQRLSPVSVTNYFESQLNRNISNSSEHDAKNVSSEKSSTVPRTGGGHSDLVASLDTANNDKSMPSPLVTGTVTVVTASITSSMNSDNNLLQCAHQQAKDFSDKDSSSVKLESTVNQNDQGKANSKHEESRAAESVSEDSAKAVVESNSAIRLSDEPHGQNNNINNNNNNGVPIIQNHVAYNKVETVKLDSSAVANNANAATDNSCSNGESCNSEIKVESKINVKVDDTRQIDRFEVSKSSNVPLSITSVKLETCTEQNQKYNVQSHQQVTLKEPSVNLQKVTDDLVKKMVNDTSDLNAGIQSPLGEDPQPIRITPPLYTYSNPVVLQRDETPSPAAQNPEVDSSDLEHLKRKRRRKQELEGRQDVICIEDNDEGHFVERLNSNSSEEYVKRPPKSLLEQLLIDIPNDSNEKRSLRTRSQKLNSPDIAKTPKSSPHGPNKLEERRSISPYAKASPKLAVSKLSPNATIKIGKRKRQESESSVASSTADDPQSRPGKRKCSENAAELIKACMGVEETGSIKKQVPGKEEQSKKGFNILAKAKKGPIVVEVDSSDDEPLIESVGKARVRLSDETSAASPKPKDQNNRVQRESRLLTTKQPSTATVMTTTTTMTTSTTTTAMTTMTITTATITTTPTLTTITTITTATATTAAVATVATATAAVTVGKERLRGTSVSSNESVGEVTTRRSVRQNTASPLATPASNTRGASKSSDDINRRKTRSGAAGKHCFSNGGDGGTSETEANIPRKQMTFGK from the exons ATGGCGGCAGATAGTGATGGTGATCTGATCGAGACGGTGGTAACCTGTGAGGGTGACCTTGGAGATCCAGAGTTCCCCCGAAAGTTTGAAATCATTGTTGACCATCTCAATACTTTGCTTTGCAAAG aaAAGCGAGATGGTCTGAGAGTAGATAAGATAGAACCATGGAATTCTGTCAGAGTAACATTCTCGATACCCAGAGAAGCTGCTTTGCGACTTCGAGAATTAGCGGCTCAGGGTTCTCCAACACTTACACAACTTGGCATACTCTCAGTACAAGTCGAAGGAGATCAG GTAATATCTTTAAGGATAGCCAGTCGCTTCGGTGGAGACGCGCAAGAAATTGTGCTACATTCTGGAACTACGCAAGATGGCGGAGCAAAATCACAAGGAGATGCTACTAGTAACGCAGCTGCTGTTGACAGTAACCCTTCGACGGCTTTGCCTGGTCCCAGTAACGCCACCAGTATTTCGTCGACGCTACATAATGTTGCTCAGATAATAGCAGCTG GAACATCATCAGAGAAAGCTCCTCAGTTTCGTTCTCCGAATGTAGTCGCGCCCACAGACTGTGATCCTATTCCACCGTTTCTTGCGAAATCGGCACAGTCCACGTCAGCGGGGAATCCTGGCGTTTCCGGAAATCAGCAAGTAATCAATCCTAGTGCATCGCCCAGGAACAACTACAACGGTCCTTTCCCATTTGCCAGTATGACGCACGCTGCCCAAGCAATACACAGTCGCGAATCGCAGTCCACAACAATCAAGAATACGATGCAGTTCAAACACCATGCGCAACCGCCGCCCCCGTATCCATCTCAAGAAAATTTGGCGACAGTCACGGCATTGACGACCGGTCATACAACAACCCAGCCGGTCGTTACGGTCGGACAATTAACGAATCAGTACAAGCCCACGACGATTGCTACAACATCTAGTCTGTCACCAAACAACAGTACCAATTTGGCAGGGAGTTCGAACGGTAGCGGAAATCAGGTCGCCCTGTCCAGTCCGTTGCTCGTGAATCTTTTACAAAACGACGCTGGTTCGCACGCGAATAACGTCATATCTGGTCAGAAGATGTTACCGCCGGCTGTTATCGACAATCCCGGACTTACCAATCGCATGAGACCCACCAAGAAACCTACGGTTAGAAGGAAAGATCTCCCATCGCCCAGCGAATCGCCACCAGCGAATTTGGATACCTTGAGAAGCGAAGACTTGATCGCCggtacgacgacgacgacgccggtTATTCCCGACTTGCCACAGACTTCTACGCCTTCGGCGTTCGCGACTGTCAATGTTAATCAACCGTCGACGCTTCCACCGCAGCAACATACCGCAGTCAACGTGATTGGTACTAGCGCTGGGCAAAGTATGATGCCACCGCAAGCGGTGCATCAAGTGCCGGCTGGTGGGCAgatgcagcagcagcagcaagcGACAGTTTTACACAATCAAGTACAAACGCAGCAAAAGTTTCCCATTAGGCAAGATTTGGCTCATAGAACTTCGCAAGTCCAACTGCAGAATCAACTCTCCGCCAGGCATCCGGTAAACGGACAGCAGATTAGATCATCATTGCAACAACAACGGCAGTTGCTGATtcaacaacagcaacaacagctCCTCGCGCAACCGCAACAGATAAATCAAACACAAATTGTCCCGCAAGTCCCGGCGGCTCAGCCGACTCTGCTTCAGCAACAGAACACGAATGTACAAACAATGTTGCAAGCTGCGTTTAATCAGTCGATattgcagcagcagcagcaactcACCCAACAACTGACACAATATTCGACAGTAGGCTTAAATGTCCCACAACAACGGCTAGGTTACTTAAATAGTCAACGTCAGCAAACTCCGCCGCCTTATCCGAGGCAACCCGTACCGCAACAAACGCATTTAAGCCAGCAGAATCAGGCTCTCAATGTACAACAACAGCTGCATCATAATCAGGTGAAGAACATCAATACAGATACCAGCGCGACTACTGATTTTCGTTACGGGCAGAGCCAGAATATCCTTAGTAGAAATTATCAGTCTCCCGCAACGAGCAATGCTAATGGGACCACGTGGAACGCACAAAGCAATTCTATTCCACAAGGTGCTCAAGTCAACACCACACGTCTGTCAGTCTCGAATCAGGTTTCAGGTGCCTTTCCTCAAAGTGGCTCtcgtataaataattctactACTAGCATTGCTCCGTCTGTCAACAAGACGGAGACCTTCGAGTCTCCGAAACCGGAAGAGGAGGCCCCGGAGCCGGAACCGGAACCAGAGTACACCTCGACCGGGAAGATACGACAGTTTCTGATCAATCCTCTGACAGGACACTTAGAGCCAATGCCCAGTGAAAGTTCAGATTCAGAGCCCGAGAGTGCAGTGGATAATCAGGACGATTTCTTCTCCTTTCCGTCTCCGTCAAACGACAGATCGAACTCCATATTCTCCGACGACGACGCGGACAGCAATTTTTCAAGAAGAAACGACACGACGACGAACACGGATCAGTCCGATTCCGAGACAACGGCGAAGTCTACGGCCAGCGAAGGAAGCTTAAAACACAGTAGAATAAAATCCAGTAGGGAGACCGCGCATAGCCCGATGCCGGGAGAGAAAATCAAACTGCGAttgaaattggaaaaatcGGAGCCGGTTACACCGGCTTATAAAGTTGACGTTTCTTTCGTGAACACGCCGCCCATGCGGAAAGCCGACAAGTCCGTGAATAAAATGTTCGCCGGTGGTGTCCCGAGTACGGGGACCGGTGACGAACCGCTGCGAGTGCCTCCGTTACACATTTCTTTAAGAGGACGTAACGCTTCAGTAgtacaaagagaaaaagttaAGAAGTCTCTAAAGGAGAGTGAGGGTGATGCAATTAAGAGGAGAGGTAAATTGAAGAAGATGAAGGAATGCATCGATGGGAACAAGTTGCTGCAGAAGAAATCATTGAACATGATTATAGGCGCTTCGTCTGCATCGAAATTACCTTTGTCTACTTCCACAATAAACAATGCCATTTGTAAAGTCGGTAATAACATGTTGCAAGCCGCTGCAGCCAAATCCAATGCCTTAAAACAAGAACTATCGGTGGACGCTGTACGATTACAAACTGGTACCACTACCAAGCCAAGTTCGAGTAAAAACAGCGACGTCGACGATATACCGTTGAACAGTAGAATACCGTCTCCTTCGAAGCATAAATCTGCGATCGCGAATCAATCTTTAAATACTCCACAAGCTTTAACGAAGACTCAAGTGGATCTCGATGCACAGAACCATATGCAGGAACATAAAATAGGAGGAG GTAAAACGAAGAGAAGGGATTCTAAGAAGAAAACAGAATCCGGAGATGGTTTACATCGGGAACAAAATCTGCTGTCGGGAGGTCGAATTTTAGATAATCAAGCGAAATGGAAAAAGCTCGGTTACAAGGGCGATATAACTCATACAATAAGAAAACCGGATTCACTTTTAACCGGAAGTGACTTTAGTACAATCAAGAAGGTTGGAGAAATTCGAAGGACGAGCGATAGCGACATCAATAAATCAGCCATTGAGAAAAGTAATTCATTGAGCAGTGTTGCTTCTAAATTAACGGAGCTTAATGGTGTGAAAAAAGACTTGATTACCCAAGACAAGAGAAGACGGTTAAGCTTGGTGGATGAAAAAGATCTGCATTTAGGAG AATCTCCGAATACAGAAGTTacacattttaataatcagaAGGCTTCTGAAAGTTCTGCAAATACGGTACCAAGTATAAAAGCAAACGCCAGTCTACCCTTCGAGAGCGATTCTGGATTAAAATCGACAAATTCGTCGGTGCAACAGGGCGACACAAGAAATCCATCAAACAATCCTGAGACCAAGATACCTGTGCACGTAGAGACTACGACGAAAAATTCTCAACCACCTATGGCCAGGATGCTCTCCGTTAAGAGTAAATCCGACATGGAGAATTATATCGCTGTTAAAAGAGAACACTGTCAGAAGCTGAAGAATCATATGATTGTCAAGAGCGAGGCGAATTCCATCATAAACAGGCACAACAAGACAGTCGAGCAGTTAAGCTTCAGTCATAAGAAGATAATTCAAAACCATGTTAAGCAGGTCGACAAACCGGCGGTGGAGAGCAAAATGGACAGCGCGTCGCAAAGGATCAGCCTGTTGAAGACCGCGCCAGGCTCGGTAATCGGCAACTCGATAGATCAAGTGCCCAGGTCACAGAGTATCGACGTACCTGCGAGCAAGCCGACCTTGCCCATCGGCGAGATAAACGTGACCGAGGCGAAAGTCAAGCAGAAGCTGCTTGAGAATACAGCGGTACCGATTGGGATCGGCGTCGACGCGAATATCGAGAGAGTCGGTagcggtggtggcggcgaGGATTCGGGCATCGAGTCGATGGACGCTCTTTCGGAAAAGTCACCGAACCAAGGGGAGTCACCTCTGCACAGGCCGGCGTCGGCAACCGAATCGGTGACGCAGAGCGGCGCCAAGAATGTAATACAGGGGGAACCTGTACCCTCCTTATCAACCACCAATAAGAACGTGCCTTCCTCAACTAGTAGTAGTGATATGTGTTCAAATTCCCATTCGGAACTTCTCAAGTCCAGTGGCCCACAAAGGTTAAGTCCTGTGTCCGTAACGAATTATTTTGAGAGTCAGTTGAATCGCAATATATCAAACTCCAGTGAGCACGACGCGAAGAATGTGTCTAGCGAAAAATCGTCGACAGTTCCGAGAACTGGTGGTGGACATAGTGATTTGGTTGCTAGTTTAGACACGGCGAATAATGACAAAAGTATGCCCAGTCCCCTGGTGACGGGCACAGTGACTGTTGTGACAGCGTCTATAACCAGCAGTATGAATAGTGATAATAACTTATTGCAATGCGCGCATCAGCAAGCGAAGGACTTCTCCGATAAGGACAGTTCTAGCGTTAAATTAGAGAGTACTGTTAACCAAAATGATCAGGGTAAGGCAAACTCTAAGCACGAGGAGTCGAGAGCTGCGGAGAGCGTATCCGAGGACAGCGCGAAGGCGGTTGTAGAAAGTAACAGTGCAATTAGACTAAGCGATGAACCTCACGgacagaataataatattaataataataataataatggtgTGCCTATAATACAAAATCACGTTGCTTATAATAAAGTTGAAACTGTAAAGCTCGATAGTAGTGCGGTCGCGAACAATGCTAATGCGGCGACAGATAATTCTTGCTCGAACGGTGAGAGTTGCAATTCAGAAATCAAAGTAGAATCTAAAATTAACGTAAAAGTGGACGATACCAGGCAAATCGATCGGTTCGAGGTCTCAAAAAGCAGTAACGTTCCACTGAGCATAACGTCGGTTAAGCTGGAAACGTGCACCGAACAGAACCAGAAGTATAATGTACAAAGCCACCAGCAGGTCACGCTCAAAGAGCCTTCCGTCAATCTTCAAAAGGTTACGGACGATTTGGTTAAGAAGATGGTTAACGATACGAGCGATCTGAACGCGGGTATCCAGTCACCCCTCGGCGAAGATCCGCAGCCGATCAGGATCACCCCGCCCCTGTACACGTACTCCAATCCCGTGGTGCTGCAGCGAGACGAAACACCGAGTCCGGCGGCGCAGAATCCCGAAGTGGACTCCAGCGACCTGGAGCACCTCAAGCGTAAACGTAGGAGAAAGCAGGAGCTCGAGGGTCGGCAGGACGTTATATGCATAGAGGACAACGATGAGGGACACTTTGTCGAGAGGCTCAACTCCAACAGCTCGGAGGAGTACGTCAAGAGGCCGCCGAAGTCGTTGCTGGAGCAGCTGCTGATCGATATCCCGAACGACAGCAACGAGAAAAGATCGCTGAGAACCAGATCGCAGAAGTTGAACAGTCCGGATATCGCCAAGACGCCGAAGAGCAGCCCTCACGGTCCTAACAAATTAGAGGAACGCCGTAGTATATCGCCCTACGCGAAAGCAAGTCCAAAACTGGCAGTATCGAAACTGTCTCCTAACGCGACAATAAAAATAGGGAAACGGAAAAGGCAAGAGAGCGAGAGTTCCGTTGCGTCGAGCACAGCTGATGATCCACAGTCAAGACCAGGTAAACGGAAATGCTCAGAGAATGCTGCAGAACTTATTAAAGCTTGCATGGGTGTAGAAGAGACTGGTTCTATAAAGAAACAAGTACCTGGCAAGGAAGAGCAATCAAAGAAGGGGTTCAACATATTGGCAAAGGCTAAGAAAG gtCCCATTGTGGTAGAAGTAGATTCGTCTGATGACGAACCATTGATTGAGTCTGTAGGAAAAGCAAGAGTACGATTGTCAGATGAAACATCCGCTGCTTCCCCAAAGCCCAAAGATCAAAA TAATAGAGTGCAAAGAGAGAGCCGTTTGTTAACCACCAAGCAACCGAGTACGGCAACTgtgatgacgacgacgacgacgatgacgacgtcaacgacgacgacggcaatgacgacgatgacgataaCAACAGCAACAATAACGACGACGCCGACATTGACGACGATCACGACGATCACGACTGCGACTGCGACTACGGCGGCGGTGGCAACGGTGGCAACGGCAACGGCGGCAGTTACTGTTGGGAAGGAGAGATTACGGGGCACTTCCGTATCCAGCAACGAGTCTGTGGGCGAAGTAACGACAAGAAGGTCTGTACGGCAGAATACAGCTTCACCTCTAGCTACACCAGCAAGCAACACTAGGGGCGCATCCAAATCCTCGGACGATATTAATAGAAGGAAAACTCGTAGTGGTGCTG CGGgaaaacattgttttagtaACGGCGGAGACGGCGGAACAAGCGAAACGGAGGCGAATATCCCGAGAAAACAAATGACCTTCGGGAAGTGA